One Cynocephalus volans isolate mCynVol1 chromosome 5, mCynVol1.pri, whole genome shotgun sequence DNA window includes the following coding sequences:
- the LOC134378060 gene encoding enhancer of filamentation 1-like gives MKYKNLMARALYDNVPECAEELAFRKGDILTVTEQNTGELEGWWLCSLHGQQGIVPGNRVKLLIGPMQETSSSHDQPASGLMHQTFGQQKL, from the exons ATGAAGTACAAG aaTCTTATGGCAAGGGCGTTATATGACAATGTCCCCGAGTGTGCTGAGGAACTGGCCTTTCGCAAGGGAGACATCCTGACCGTCACAGAGCAGAACACAGGGGAACTGGAAGGATGGTGGCTGTGCTCCTTGCACGGTCAGCAAGGCATTGTCCCAGGCAACCGGGTGAAGCTCCTGATTGGCCCCATGCAGGAGACCTCCTCTAGCCACGACCAGCCTGCATCCGGACTAATGCACCAGACCTTTGGCCAACAGAAGCTCTAA